Proteins from one Microtus pennsylvanicus isolate mMicPen1 chromosome 7, mMicPen1.hap1, whole genome shotgun sequence genomic window:
- the Msto1 gene encoding protein misato homolog 1 isoform X1, whose product MAGGAREVLTLQLGHFAGFVGAHWWNQQDAALGPRTEGDSSPGELCPDVLYRAGRTLHGQETYTPRLILMDLKGSLNSLKEEGGLYKDRQLEAAVAWQGKLTTHREEEYPKNPNLQDLLSAEGVLNTDGVWRTKPIQNGKENGVRVWSDFLRVHLHPRSICVIHKYNHDGETGRLEAFGQGEGILKEPRYLEELEDRLHFYVEECDYLQVAMWQCRCWGDARLRLQSALLTSLQGFQILCDLHDGFSGVGAKTAELLQDEYSGRGVITWGLLPAPYSLGEPQKNIYRLLNTAFGLVHLTGYSSFVCPLSLGGHLGLRPKPPVSFPDLHYDATLPFHCSAILATALDTVTAPFRLRSSMVPMAHLADLLSFSGRKVVTAEAVIPFPLDPGQSLPDILGQLGGTTPWTPLSACGDSAGSRCFAQSVVLRGIDRTSHTSKLNPGTPLPSALHACASGEEVLALYLQQQHPRVLSSSHLLLTPCRVAPPYPHLFSSFSHKGLALDGPPKGAAVQSIPVFGALRSSSSLYRTLGDLAEELARLDLRRWASFMDAGVERDDMEELLQDLHSLAQCYQEGNSLSN is encoded by the exons ATGGCGGGCGGGGCGCGCGAGGTACTCACGCTGCAGTTGGGACACTTCGCGGGTTTCGTCGGGGCACACTGGTGGAATCAGCAG GATGCTGCGCTGGGACCTAGGACCGAAGGCGACTCGTCACCGGGGGAGCTGTGCCCCGACGTCCTGTACCGAGCCGGCCGGACGCTGCATGGCCAGGAAACCTATACGCCGCGACTTATCCTCATGGATCTGAAAG GAAGTCTGAATTCACTAAAGGAAGAAGGTGGCCTCTACAAGGACCGGCAGCTAGAGGCTGCAGTAGCATG GCAAGGGAAGctcaccacacacagagaagaagagTACCCAAAGAACCCTAACCTCCAGGACCTTCTGAGTGCAGAG GGAGTGCTGAATACTGACGGTGTCTGGAGGACCAAACCTATCCAAAATGGCAAAG AGAACGGCGTCAGAGTCTGGTCAGACTTCCTGAGGGTGCATCTCCATCCGCGGAGCATCTGTGTGATTCACAAGTACAACCATGACGG TGAAACAGGTCGCCTGGAGGCTTTTGGACAAGGGGAGGGTATCCTGAAGGAACCCAGGTacctggaggagctggaggacagACTACATTTCTATGTGGAAGAGTGTGACTACTTGCAGGTAGCTATGTGGCAGTGCAGGTGCTGGGGAGACGCTCGTCTCAGGCTCCAGTCTGCTCTGTTGACCTCTCTGCAGGGCTTCCAGATCCTGTGTGACCTGCACGATGGCTTCTCTGGAGTAGGCGCTAAAACTGCAGAGCTACTACAAGACGAGTATTCAGGACGGGGAGTAATAACGTGGGGTCTGCTCCCTGCTCCCTACAGTCTTGGG GAGCCCCAGAAAAATATCTATCGCCTCCTAAACACAGCATTTGGTCTGGTGCACCTGACTGGGTACAGCTCTTTTGTCTGTCCCTTATCCCTGGGAGGGCACCTGGGTCTGCGACCCAAGCCACCTGTCAGCTTCCCTGACCTACACTATGAC GCCACTCTGCCCTTCCACTGTAGCGCCATTCTTGCTACAGCCCTGGACACAGTCACAGCTCCCTTCCGCCTGCGGTCCTCCATGGTGCCCATGGCTCATTTGGCTGATCTGCTAAGTTTCTCCGGGAGAAAG GTGGTGACAGCGGAAGCAGTCATCCCCTTCCCACTGGATCCAGGCCAGTCCCTTCCCGACATCCTGGGACAGCTTGGAGGAACCACCCCGTGGACCCCACTCTCTGCTTGTGGGGATTCTGCTGGAAGTCGATGCTTTGCCCAGTCAGTGGTGCTCAGGGGTATAGACAGGACGAGTCACACCAG TAAGCTCAACCCAGGGACACCCTTGCCGTCGGCTCTCCATGCCTGTGCCTCTGGAGAAGAAGTCTTGGCCCTGTATTTACAACAGCAGCACCCTAGAGTCTTAAG ctCCTCACACCTGCTgctgacaccctgcagagtggctCCTCCTTACCCACACCTCTTCTCCAGCTTCAGTCACAAGGGACTGGCCCTGGATGGCCCCCCCAAGGGAGCAG CGGTGCAGAGCATCCCTGTGTTTGGAGCCCTACGCTCATCTTCATCCTTGTACCGCACCCTGGGAGACTTGGCTGAAGAGCTGGCCAGACTTGACCTGCGGCGCTGGGCTAGCTTCATGGACGCTGGGGTGGAGCGGGATGACATGGAGGAGCTGCTACAGGACTTACACAGCCTGGCCCAGTGTTACCAGGAGGGTAACAGCCTTTCAAACTGA
- the Msto1 gene encoding protein misato homolog 1 isoform X2, protein MAGGAREVLTLQLGHFAGFVGAHWWNQQDAALGPRTEGDSSPGELCPDVLYRAGRTLHGQETYTPRLILMDLKGSLNSLKEEGGLYKDRQLEAAVAWQGKLTTHREEEYPKNPNLQDLLSAEGVLNTDGVWRTKPIQNGKENGVRVWSDFLRVHLHPRSICVIHKYNHDGETGRLEAFGQGEGILKEPRYLEELEDRLHFYVEECDYLQGFQILCDLHDGFSGVGAKTAELLQDEYSGRGVITWGLLPAPYSLGEPQKNIYRLLNTAFGLVHLTGYSSFVCPLSLGGHLGLRPKPPVSFPDLHYDATLPFHCSAILATALDTVTAPFRLRSSMVPMAHLADLLSFSGRKVVTAEAVIPFPLDPGQSLPDILGQLGGTTPWTPLSACGDSAGSRCFAQSVVLRGIDRTSHTSKLNPGTPLPSALHACASGEEVLALYLQQQHPRVLSSSHLLLTPCRVAPPYPHLFSSFSHKGLALDGPPKGAAVQSIPVFGALRSSSSLYRTLGDLAEELARLDLRRWASFMDAGVERDDMEELLQDLHSLAQCYQEGNSLSN, encoded by the exons ATGGCGGGCGGGGCGCGCGAGGTACTCACGCTGCAGTTGGGACACTTCGCGGGTTTCGTCGGGGCACACTGGTGGAATCAGCAG GATGCTGCGCTGGGACCTAGGACCGAAGGCGACTCGTCACCGGGGGAGCTGTGCCCCGACGTCCTGTACCGAGCCGGCCGGACGCTGCATGGCCAGGAAACCTATACGCCGCGACTTATCCTCATGGATCTGAAAG GAAGTCTGAATTCACTAAAGGAAGAAGGTGGCCTCTACAAGGACCGGCAGCTAGAGGCTGCAGTAGCATG GCAAGGGAAGctcaccacacacagagaagaagagTACCCAAAGAACCCTAACCTCCAGGACCTTCTGAGTGCAGAG GGAGTGCTGAATACTGACGGTGTCTGGAGGACCAAACCTATCCAAAATGGCAAAG AGAACGGCGTCAGAGTCTGGTCAGACTTCCTGAGGGTGCATCTCCATCCGCGGAGCATCTGTGTGATTCACAAGTACAACCATGACGG TGAAACAGGTCGCCTGGAGGCTTTTGGACAAGGGGAGGGTATCCTGAAGGAACCCAGGTacctggaggagctggaggacagACTACATTTCTATGTGGAAGAGTGTGACTACTTGCAG GGCTTCCAGATCCTGTGTGACCTGCACGATGGCTTCTCTGGAGTAGGCGCTAAAACTGCAGAGCTACTACAAGACGAGTATTCAGGACGGGGAGTAATAACGTGGGGTCTGCTCCCTGCTCCCTACAGTCTTGGG GAGCCCCAGAAAAATATCTATCGCCTCCTAAACACAGCATTTGGTCTGGTGCACCTGACTGGGTACAGCTCTTTTGTCTGTCCCTTATCCCTGGGAGGGCACCTGGGTCTGCGACCCAAGCCACCTGTCAGCTTCCCTGACCTACACTATGAC GCCACTCTGCCCTTCCACTGTAGCGCCATTCTTGCTACAGCCCTGGACACAGTCACAGCTCCCTTCCGCCTGCGGTCCTCCATGGTGCCCATGGCTCATTTGGCTGATCTGCTAAGTTTCTCCGGGAGAAAG GTGGTGACAGCGGAAGCAGTCATCCCCTTCCCACTGGATCCAGGCCAGTCCCTTCCCGACATCCTGGGACAGCTTGGAGGAACCACCCCGTGGACCCCACTCTCTGCTTGTGGGGATTCTGCTGGAAGTCGATGCTTTGCCCAGTCAGTGGTGCTCAGGGGTATAGACAGGACGAGTCACACCAG TAAGCTCAACCCAGGGACACCCTTGCCGTCGGCTCTCCATGCCTGTGCCTCTGGAGAAGAAGTCTTGGCCCTGTATTTACAACAGCAGCACCCTAGAGTCTTAAG ctCCTCACACCTGCTgctgacaccctgcagagtggctCCTCCTTACCCACACCTCTTCTCCAGCTTCAGTCACAAGGGACTGGCCCTGGATGGCCCCCCCAAGGGAGCAG CGGTGCAGAGCATCCCTGTGTTTGGAGCCCTACGCTCATCTTCATCCTTGTACCGCACCCTGGGAGACTTGGCTGAAGAGCTGGCCAGACTTGACCTGCGGCGCTGGGCTAGCTTCATGGACGCTGGGGTGGAGCGGGATGACATGGAGGAGCTGCTACAGGACTTACACAGCCTGGCCCAGTGTTACCAGGAGGGTAACAGCCTTTCAAACTGA
- the Gon4l gene encoding GON-4-like protein isoform X5, which produces MVPCKRRRAAVTESVQQPDELDLESAAKPEPGRLKDLGSESPSWGQRQESSGCPEVHSVHDGESQPSMEDPSLSSKMLTQRGNLPVLEAVDVAISQEITLPSVESSHSLTVYLDKGRLQATASRKAKKIVFQPGQVTREDRGDHPVIEEPPLVEGEPGGEVKAEGEEQESEESDQRKKTKKGTKRKRDGKSQEQGTMAHDLKLDDMLDRTLEDGAKQHNLTAVNVRNILHEVITNEHVVAMMKAAISETEDMPLFEPKMTRSKLKEVVEKGVVIPTWNISPIKKASEIKQPPQFVDIHLEEDDSSDEEYQPDEEEEDETAEESLLESDVESTASSPRGVKRSRLQASSEVAETDEESGVLSEVEKVPTPALRHISAEVVPMGPPPPPKPKQTRDSAFMEKLNAVDEELASSPVCMDSFQPMEDSLIAFRTRSKMPLKDVPLGQLEAELEAPDITPDMYDPNTADDEDWKVWLGGLLNDDVENEDEADDDDDPEYNFLEDLDEPDTEDFRTDRAVRITKKEVNGLMEELFETFQDEMGFSNMEEDGPEEEERVSESRPNFNTPQTLRFEEPLANLLNERHRTVKELLEQLKMKKSSSRPQPEVEKLKPQTETVHQTLVLDPAQRSRLQQQMQQHVQLLTQIYLLTTSNPNLSSEASTTRVFLKELGTFAENSVALHQQFNPQFQTLFQPCNWMGAMQLIEDFTHVSLDCSPQKTVKKTASEFPCLPKQVAWILATNKVFMYPELLPICSLKANNPRDKIIFTKAEDNLLALGLKHFEGTEFPKPLISKYLVTCKTAHQLTVRIKNLNQNRAPNNVIKFYKKTKQLPVLVRCCEEIQPHQWKPPIEKEEHRLPFWLKASLQSIQDELRNIAEGAAEGANVTTATESGTDQHLEKAGPEVGGATRYPLLMPKGVVLKLKPGSKRFSRKAWRQKRPLVQKPLLIQPSPCVQPVFNPGKISTWPTQSKIPPSNRVVQIPHLMQPNTVLQTLPGFPPVGVSGEDTFESPAAQPAVPSGPEARTSFPLSESQPSLPSCSAPKIMLPSLAPSKFRKPYVRRKPTRRKAAKVSPCVKPTPIIQSTPVIFTVPATTVKVVGLASGCNVIQPVSAAVAPNPQTIPITTLLVNPSFPCPLTQPLVASSISPLIVSGNPLTLPVPSIPEDKAKANLGIADGKNAPQNSESALKTQELTPLCAAVFSKEERRPWSLSSSPECQGASSESSAHGWTGVKIEQVGQAFEPLSPSLQESLNCAPKGLEEMVKIEAEDCVEEISVNFLGEKVKEEHSVEADSGCPQEKLSSALEMRKDTVLQKEETQPAKSLSVSQDPPDEGRTSGVGSKGLPKSTPSSMEQDMMLSSPPGKPEDSASAEGQSVGTPAGPDTGGEKDGPEEEEEDDFDDLTQDEEDELSSASEESVLSVPELQETMEKLTWLASERSMSQEGESEEENSQEENSEPEEEEEEEAEGMEALQKEDEVNDGAVGDAAEKPPSTLASPKTAPEVETSITPPGDNTKTAGKSRSGHRARNKRGSRARASKDTAKLLLLYDEDILDRDPLREQKDLAFAQAYLTRVREALQHIPGKYEDFLQVIYEFESSTQRQTAVDLYKSLQTLLQDWPQLLKDFAAFLLPEQALSCGLFEEQQAFEKSRRFLRQLEICFAENPSQHQKIIKVLQGCADCLPQDTTELKTQMWQLLKGHDHLQDEFSIFFDHLRPAASRMGDFEEINWTEEKEYEFDGFEEVILPDVEEEEEPAKVSTASKSKRRKEIGVQNHDKETDWPEVAKDCSCSCHEGGPDSKLKKSKRRNCHCSSKVCDSKSYKSKETLELVGSSPLQEASSMPATKEGGQGKDMLEEEALEEQESIDVTQIRTGRTTRKGETPTPAGSTVGSTVLCSAEVTLVERPLEGLTLCSPETPGLPTQTGVELSSVRRDQAGPEVVSCLDTSTILPEEGEDMKSFANSETIVPLPDASETEKLPSTVEIPASLPSPVSSRTRDTGRRHTYGKVCTQSWLHESPVEAETAHMVAPVCGTSSGVGALEITPKAASGVIAEDRGTQGKGPEGGLPKASEATVCANNSKVSSTGEKVVLWTREADRVILTMCQEQGAQPHTFSSISRQLGNKTPVEPVRPALRMRMMPPAPAMQTSSLTVGTCCLKKSWMNDTLGRSQRSILQSAEG; this is translated from the exons AAGAAcaagagagtgaagaaagtgatcaaaggaaaaaaaccaaaaagggcaCCAAGAGGAAACGAGATGGAAAAAGTCAAGAACAAGGGACGATGGCTCATGACCTGAAACTGGATGACATGCTCGATCGGACCTTAGAGGATGGTGCTAAGCAGCACAATCTGACTGCAGTCAATGTACGGAACATCCTGCAT GAAGTAATCACAAATGAACATGTTGTAGCCATGATGAAAGCTGCCATCAGTGAGACAGAAGACATGCCACTGTTT GAGCCTAAGATGACCCGCTCTAAACTGAAGGAAGTGGTGGAGAAAGGAGTG GTAATTCCAACGTGGAATATTTCACCAATTAAGAAAGCCAGTGAAATTAAG CAGCCACCACAGTTTGTGGACATTCACCTTGAAGAAGATGACTCCTCAGATGAAGAGTACCAGccagatgaggaagaggaagatgaaacaGCAGAAGAG AGCTTATTGGAAAGTGATGTTGAAAGCACGGCTTCGTCTCCACGCGGAGTGAAGAGATCCAGACTGCAAGCATCGTCTGAAGTGGCTGAGACAGATGAGGAGAGTGGCGTGTTGTCAGAG GTTGAGAAAGTCCCCACACCTGCTCTTAGGCACATCAGTGCTGAAGTAGTGCCCATGGggcccccacctcctcccaaaCCAAAGCAGACCAGGGATAGTGCTTTCATGGAGAAGTTAAATGCAGTAGATGAGGAGCTGGCTTCGAGTCCTGTCTGCATGGATTCTTTTCAG CCGATGGAGGATAGTCTCATTGCATTCCGGACTCGGTCTAAGATGCCCCTGAAAGATGTTCCTCTGGGCCAACTCGAAGCTGAACTTGAGGCTCCAGATATCACCCCGGATATGTATGACCCAAATACAGCTGATGATGAGGACTGGAAGGTGTGGCTGGGGGGCCTCTTAAATGATGACGTGGAGAACGAGG ATGAGGCAGATGATGACGATGATCCAGAATATAACTTCCTGGAAGACCTTGAtgaaccagacacagaggatttTCGTACTGACAGGGCCGTGAGAATCACTA aaaaagaagtaaaCGGGCTGATGGAAGAGCTGTTTGAAACG TTCCAGGATGAAATGGGATTCTCCAATATGGAAGAAGATGGCCCAGAGGAAGAGGAGCGTGTATCAGAGTCTCGGCCTAACTTCAACACCCCTCAAACCCTACG GTTTGAGGAACCATTGGCCAACTTGTTAAATGAACGCCATCGGACGGTGAAAGAGCTGCTTGAACagctgaaaatgaaaaaatcttCATCCAGACCACAGCCTGAAGTGGAGAAGCTTAAACCTCAGACGGAGACAGTCCATCAGACTCTGGTTCTAGACCCAGCACAGAGGAGCAGGCTTCAGCAGCAGATGCAGCAG catgTCCAGCTCTTGACACAAATCTACCTTCTCACCACCTCCAACCCCAACCTCAGCTCCGAGGCCAGCACCACCAGAGTGTTTCTG AAAGAGCTGGGAACCTTTGCAGAGAACTCCGTCGCCCTCCACCAGCAGTTTAACCCCCAGTTTCAGACCTTGTTCCAACCCTGTAACTGGATGGGAGCTATGCAGCTCATTGAAGACTTTACACATGTCAGCCTGGACTGCAGTCCTCAGAAAACCGTCAAGAAGACTG CCAGTGAATTTCCCTGTTTGCCAAAGCAAGTGGCCTGGATCCTGGCCACAAACAAGGTGTTCATGTATCCAGAGCTCCTTCCGATCTGTTCACTGAAGGCAAATAATCCTCGGGATAAGATCATCTTTACCAAGGCTGAGGACAA TCTGCTAGCTTTAGGACTGAAGCACTTCGAAGGCACTGAGTTTCCTAAACCTCTAATCAGCAAGTACCTTGTAACTTGTAAGACCGCTCACCAGCTGACGGTGAGAATCAAGAACCTCAACCAGAACAGAGCTCCTAACAACGTGATTAAA TTTTATAAGAAGACCAAACAGCTGCCAGTTCTCGTGAGGTGCTGTGAAGAGATCCAGCCACATCAGTGGAAACCGCCCATTGAGAAGGAGGAACACCGGCTCCCATTCTGGCTAAAG GCCAGTCTGCAGTCCATTCAGGATGAACTTCGGAACATAGCTGAAGGCGCTGCAGAAGGAGCAAATGTGACCACAGCCACAGAGAGCGGCACAGATCAGCACTTGGAGAAAGCTGGCCCTGAAGTGGGGGGTGCAACTCGGTACCCATTGCTGATGCCCAAGGGTGTGGTGCTCAAATTGAAACCAGGTTCCAAGCGTTTTTCCAGAAAGGCTTGGCGACAGAAGCGGCCATTGGTCCAGAAGCCCCTCCTCATCCAACCGAGTCCCTGTGTTCAGCCCGTGTTCAACCCTGGGAAAATATCGACCTGGCCAACTCAATCAAAAATCCCTCCAAGCAACAGGGTGGTCCAAATTCCTCATCTGATGCAACCAAACACTGTCTTACAGACACTTCCAGGTTTCCCTCCTGTGGGGGTCAGCGGAGAAGATACTTTTGAgtctcctgcagcacagcctgcTGTACCTTCTGGTCCTGAAGCCAGGACCAGCTTCCCCCTGTCTGAGTCTCAGCCATCACTGCCTTCTTGTTCTGCACCCAAAATAATGCTACCCTCGCTTGCCCCTTCGAAATTTCGAAAGCCGTATGTGAGGCGGAAGCCCACAAGAAGAAAAGCGGCCAAGGTTTCTCCTTGTGTGAAACCTACCCCCATCATCCAGTCCACACCTGTCATCTTCACGGTTCCTGCCACCACAGTGAAGGTTGTAGGCCTAGCCAGTGGCTGTAATGTTATCCAGCCCGTTAGTGCAGCCGTGGCCCCAAACCCGCAGACCATTCCTATCACCACTCTCCTGGTTaacccttccttcccctgcccGTTAACCCAACCACTCGTGGCCTCTTCCATCTCACCCTTAATTGTTTCTGGCAATCCTCTGACTCTTCCTGTACCATCTATTCCTGAAGATAAGGCTAAAGCGAACTTGGGTATTGCTGATGGAAAAAATGCTCCTCAAAACTCTGAGTCCGCATTGAAAACCCAGGAACTGACTCCCCTCTGTGCTGCTGTCTTCTCCAAAGAGGAGCGTCGGCCATGGAGTCTCTCATCCAGTCCAGAATGCCAGGGCGCATCGTCTGAATCGAGTGCCCATGGCTGGACGGGGGTGAAAATAGAACAGGTTGGGCAGGCTTTCGAGCCGTTGTCTCCCAGTCTTCAGGAATCTCTGAACTGTGCACCAAAGGGTTTAGAAGAAATGGTGAAGATAGAAGCTGAGGACTGTGTGGAGGAAATCTCTGTTAACTTCTTGGGGGAGAAAGTGAAAGAAGAACACTCTGTGGAAGCCGACAGTGGCTGCCCTCAGGAGAAGCTGAGTAGTGCTCTAGAGATGAGAAAAGACACAGTCCTGCAGAAGGAGGAGACTCAGCCCGCTAAATCCCTTTCTGTGTCCCAAGACCCGCCCGATGAGGGGCGCACAAGTGGAGTTGGAAGCAAAGGATTACCAAAAAGCACTCCGTCCTCCATGGAGCAGGACATGATGCTTAGCAGTCCTCCAGGGAAGCCTGAGGATTCAGCCAGTGCTGAGGGTCAGTCTGTGGGGACCCCAGCAGGACCAGACACTGGAGGAGAGAAAGATGGgcctgaggaagaagaggaggatgacTTTGATGACCTCACCCAAGATGAAGAAGATGAACTGTCATCAGCTTCTGAGGAGTCTGTGCTGTCTGTCCCGGAGCTCCAG GAAACAATGGAGAAGCTGACGTGGCTGGCTTCTGAAAGGAGCATGAGTCAGGAGGGTGAGTCTGAGGAAGAGAACTCCCAGGAGGAGAACTCTGAgccagaagaagaggaggaagaggaggcagaagggatgGAAGCCTTGCAGAAAGAGGATGAAGTGAATGATGGAGCAGTTGGAGATGCTGCTGAGAAGCCCCCTTCTACCTTGGCCTCACCCAAGACTGCTCCAGAAGTAGAGACCAGCATAACCCCACCAG GAGACAACACCAAAACTGCTGGAAAAAGCCGAAGCGGTCATCGAGCTCGGAACAAACGGGGAAGTCGGGCTCGGGCCAGCAAGGATACCGCCAAACTGTTGTTGCTGTATGATGAGGATATTCTTGATCGGGACCCCCTCAGGGAACAGAAGGACCTGGCCTTTGCCCAGGCTTACCTCACCAGG GTGCGAGAAGCTCTCCAGCATATCCCTGGCAAGTATGAAGATTTCCTTCAAGTCATCTATGAGTTTGAGTCAAGTACCCAGAGGCAGACTGCTGTGGATCTCTACAAAAGCTTGCAAACCCTACTCCAAGACTGGCCTCAGCTCTTGAAGGACTttgctgctttcctgcttccGGAACAAGCCCTGTCCTGTGGACTA TTTGAGGAGCAGCAAGCTTTTGAGAAGAGTCGTAGATTCCTGCGGCAGCTGGAGATCTGCTTTGCAGAGAACCCTTCCCAGCACCAGAAGATTATCAAGGTCCTGCAAGGCTGTGCAGATTGCCTTCCTCAGGATACCACTGAG CTTAAGACACAGATGTGGCAGCTCCTCAAAGGCCATGACCACCTACAGGATGAGTTCTCCATCTTTTTTGATCATCTGCGCCCAGCAGCTAGTCGGATGGGTGACTTTGAAGAGATCAACTGGACTGAAGAGAAAGAGTatgag TTTGATGGCTTTGAAGAAGTGATCCTCCCTGatgtagaagaggaagaggaacctGCTAAGGTGTCCACAGCCTCAAAGagcaagaggagaaaggagattgGGGTCCAGAATCATGATAAG GAGACTGACTGGCCTGAAGTGGCCAAGGACTGCTCCTGTTCCTGCCATGAGGGAGGTCCTGATTCTAAGCTGAAGAAAAGCAAGAGGAGAAATTGTCATTGCAGCAGCAAG GTTTGTGACAGCAAATCTTACAAGAGCAAGGAGACCCTGGAGTTGGTGGGTAGTAGCCCCCTTCAAGAGGCTAGTTCTATGCCTGCAACTAAGGAAGGAGGTCAAGGCAAGGACATGTTGGAAGAGGAAGCCCTGGAGGAGCAGGAGAGTATTGATGTGACCCAGATCAGGACTGGCAGGACCACCAGAAAGGGAGAGACACCCACTCCAG CAGGGTCGACAGTCGGGAGTACCGTGCTGTGCTCTGCAGAAGTGACTCTCGTGGAGCGACCCTTGGAGGGCTTAACCCTCTGCTCACCAGAGACTCCCGGGCTTCCTACTCAGACTGGAGTTGAACTCTCCTCTGTCAGGAGAGACCAGGCTGGGCCTGAAGTTGTCTCCTGCCTTGACACATCCACCATACTTCCCGAAGAGGGCGAGGACATGAAGTCTTTTGCTAATTCAGAGACTATTGTACCGCTCCCAGATGCATCAGAAACTGAGAAACTGCCAAGCACTGTGGAGATCCCCGCTTCCCTCCCCAGTCCTGTTTCCTCAAGGaccagagacacagggagaagacACACATATGGAAAAGTCTGTACTCAGAGCTGGCTACATGAGAGCccagtggaggcagagacagcccaTATGGTGGCTCCTGTCTGTGGAACTTCATCAGGAGTTGGTGCCTTAGAGATCACTCCCAAAGCTGCCAGCGGGGTCATAGCTGAAGACAGAGGAACTCAAGGCAAAGGTCCAGAGGGGGGTCTGCCAAAAGCCTCAGAAGCTACTGTCTGTGCCAACAACAGCAAGGTCAGCTCCACTGGGGAGAAGGTGGTATTGTGGACAAG GGAGGCTGACCGAGTGATCCTCACCATGTGCCAGGAGCAGGGCGCACAGCCCCACACCTTCAGCAGCATCTCCCGGCAACTGGGGAACAAGACCCCTGTTGAG CCTGTGAGGCCAGCTCTGAGGATGAGGATGATGCCACCAGCACCAGCAATGCAGACCAGCTCTCTGACCGTGGGGACCTGCTGTCTGAAGAAGAGCTGGATGAATGACACCCTGGGAAG GTCCCAGCGCAGCATCCTGCAGAGTGCAGAGGGCTGA
- the Msto1 gene encoding protein misato homolog 1 isoform X3 translates to MDLKGSLNSLKEEGGLYKDRQLEAAVAWQGKLTTHREEEYPKNPNLQDLLSAEGVLNTDGVWRTKPIQNGKENGVRVWSDFLRVHLHPRSICVIHKYNHDGETGRLEAFGQGEGILKEPRYLEELEDRLHFYVEECDYLQGFQILCDLHDGFSGVGAKTAELLQDEYSGRGVITWGLLPAPYSLGEPQKNIYRLLNTAFGLVHLTGYSSFVCPLSLGGHLGLRPKPPVSFPDLHYDATLPFHCSAILATALDTVTAPFRLRSSMVPMAHLADLLSFSGRKVVTAEAVIPFPLDPGQSLPDILGQLGGTTPWTPLSACGDSAGSRCFAQSVVLRGIDRTSHTSKLNPGTPLPSALHACASGEEVLALYLQQQHPRVLSSSHLLLTPCRVAPPYPHLFSSFSHKGLALDGPPKGAAVQSIPVFGALRSSSSLYRTLGDLAEELARLDLRRWASFMDAGVERDDMEELLQDLHSLAQCYQEGNSLSN, encoded by the exons ATGGATCTGAAAG GAAGTCTGAATTCACTAAAGGAAGAAGGTGGCCTCTACAAGGACCGGCAGCTAGAGGCTGCAGTAGCATG GCAAGGGAAGctcaccacacacagagaagaagagTACCCAAAGAACCCTAACCTCCAGGACCTTCTGAGTGCAGAG GGAGTGCTGAATACTGACGGTGTCTGGAGGACCAAACCTATCCAAAATGGCAAAG AGAACGGCGTCAGAGTCTGGTCAGACTTCCTGAGGGTGCATCTCCATCCGCGGAGCATCTGTGTGATTCACAAGTACAACCATGACGG TGAAACAGGTCGCCTGGAGGCTTTTGGACAAGGGGAGGGTATCCTGAAGGAACCCAGGTacctggaggagctggaggacagACTACATTTCTATGTGGAAGAGTGTGACTACTTGCAG GGCTTCCAGATCCTGTGTGACCTGCACGATGGCTTCTCTGGAGTAGGCGCTAAAACTGCAGAGCTACTACAAGACGAGTATTCAGGACGGGGAGTAATAACGTGGGGTCTGCTCCCTGCTCCCTACAGTCTTGGG GAGCCCCAGAAAAATATCTATCGCCTCCTAAACACAGCATTTGGTCTGGTGCACCTGACTGGGTACAGCTCTTTTGTCTGTCCCTTATCCCTGGGAGGGCACCTGGGTCTGCGACCCAAGCCACCTGTCAGCTTCCCTGACCTACACTATGAC GCCACTCTGCCCTTCCACTGTAGCGCCATTCTTGCTACAGCCCTGGACACAGTCACAGCTCCCTTCCGCCTGCGGTCCTCCATGGTGCCCATGGCTCATTTGGCTGATCTGCTAAGTTTCTCCGGGAGAAAG GTGGTGACAGCGGAAGCAGTCATCCCCTTCCCACTGGATCCAGGCCAGTCCCTTCCCGACATCCTGGGACAGCTTGGAGGAACCACCCCGTGGACCCCACTCTCTGCTTGTGGGGATTCTGCTGGAAGTCGATGCTTTGCCCAGTCAGTGGTGCTCAGGGGTATAGACAGGACGAGTCACACCAG TAAGCTCAACCCAGGGACACCCTTGCCGTCGGCTCTCCATGCCTGTGCCTCTGGAGAAGAAGTCTTGGCCCTGTATTTACAACAGCAGCACCCTAGAGTCTTAAG ctCCTCACACCTGCTgctgacaccctgcagagtggctCCTCCTTACCCACACCTCTTCTCCAGCTTCAGTCACAAGGGACTGGCCCTGGATGGCCCCCCCAAGGGAGCAG CGGTGCAGAGCATCCCTGTGTTTGGAGCCCTACGCTCATCTTCATCCTTGTACCGCACCCTGGGAGACTTGGCTGAAGAGCTGGCCAGACTTGACCTGCGGCGCTGGGCTAGCTTCATGGACGCTGGGGTGGAGCGGGATGACATGGAGGAGCTGCTACAGGACTTACACAGCCTGGCCCAGTGTTACCAGGAGGGTAACAGCCTTTCAAACTGA